In the Leptotrichia sp. oral taxon 212 genome, one interval contains:
- a CDS encoding LptF/LptG family permease — MKIKIIDRYIYSSLILPSIFGISIFTFILMLNVVMEVMERLFASDLPFMSIIDYFFYAVPGILVQTIPMGAFLGVMLVYGGLSETNELIAMEGSGIGLFRIIRPAFIFGLILTFIGLGLEIFVNPRALENINAQTKAVLATKPSSLTEEKIFLTNPESGFGFYIDEVDNEKANAKNFLILNKQGDNPYPVIFLAENARFDPGVIVLKNVKGYSFDKEGNSQVAAEYKEQEIPISTFFKNKNKEYNKSRSEMNIKELKQFHDQNIKIPEMRETALKALIEIYQRLIGPLASTLLCWLGVLLSVGHRRSGRGISFGISLIVIFAYIAIVNYAKVMVLKNNIPVNIAMWVPNTILLILCVYFSIKKYRRN; from the coding sequence ATGAAAATAAAAATAATTGACAGATATATTTATAGTTCACTAATATTACCATCCATATTTGGGATAAGTATATTTACATTTATATTGATGTTAAATGTAGTTATGGAAGTAATGGAAAGACTGTTTGCAAGTGATTTGCCATTTATGTCCATAATTGATTACTTTTTTTATGCAGTTCCAGGCATACTCGTCCAGACAATACCAATGGGTGCTTTTCTTGGTGTGATGCTTGTTTACGGCGGGTTGTCAGAAACAAATGAGCTTATAGCAATGGAAGGATCAGGAATAGGACTTTTCAGAATAATAAGACCGGCTTTTATATTTGGGCTTATACTTACATTTATAGGACTGGGACTGGAAATATTTGTAAATCCCAGGGCACTGGAAAATATAAATGCCCAGACAAAAGCTGTGCTGGCTACAAAACCGAGTTCGCTGACAGAAGAAAAAATATTTCTTACAAATCCTGAAAGTGGATTTGGATTTTATATAGATGAAGTAGACAATGAAAAGGCAAATGCAAAAAACTTCCTTATATTGAATAAACAGGGAGATAATCCTTATCCTGTAATATTTCTAGCTGAAAATGCAAGATTTGATCCGGGAGTAATAGTTTTAAAAAATGTAAAAGGATATTCATTTGATAAAGAAGGTAACAGTCAGGTTGCAGCAGAATATAAGGAACAGGAAATTCCTATTTCGACATTTTTCAAGAATAAGAATAAGGAATATAATAAAAGCCGTAGTGAAATGAACATAAAAGAACTGAAACAGTTTCATGATCAGAATATAAAAATACCTGAAATGAGGGAAACTGCACTGAAAGCCCTTATAGAAATATATCAAAGGCTTATAGGACCACTTGCGAGTACTCTTTTATGTTGGTTAGGTGTATTGCTTTCAGTTGGACATAGAAGAAGTGGAAGAGGAATAAGTTTTGGAATAAGCCTTATTGTAATATTTGCATATATAGCTATTGTAAACTATGCTAAAGTAATGGTTTTAAAAAATAATATACCTGTCAATATTGCAATGTGGGTACCAAATACGATACTTCTTATTCTATGTGTTTATTTTTCGATAAAAAAGTACAGGAGAAATTAA
- a CDS encoding CvpA family protein, with the protein MFFEILSVSLIVIFFILGMKRGFMYEFFCCFKYILLMFLMKYSYNAIKFLFKLDDNISKDEINNFFIIFVVLYLLLSIILLFAKKFLKSIKLSNYNEFLGGVLGVLKTTFIIFIIYIVVLVGSSYSKRLKEIRDKSILISKITEYIYGYSQGFPEFIQKDVNSYRRKIKEKEIENNVLRTLKEEKKINNIK; encoded by the coding sequence ATGTTTTTTGAAATTCTATCAGTATCATTAATAGTCATATTTTTTATACTCGGAATGAAGAGAGGCTTTATGTATGAGTTTTTTTGCTGTTTTAAATATATTTTATTGATGTTTCTTATGAAATATTCATACAATGCCATAAAATTTCTTTTTAAGCTTGATGATAATATTTCAAAGGACGAAATAAATAATTTTTTTATAATATTTGTTGTGTTGTATTTATTGTTATCAATCATACTGCTGTTCGCCAAAAAATTTTTAAAAAGTATAAAATTAAGTAATTACAATGAATTTCTTGGAGGAGTGCTAGGAGTATTAAAGACAACTTTTATAATTTTTATTATATACATAGTAGTACTGGTAGGTTCATCATACAGTAAAAGACTTAAGGAAATAAGGGATAAAAGTATCCTGATTTCAAAAATAACAGAATATATATATGGTTATTCTCAGGGATTTCCTGAATTTATTCAAAAGGATGTAAATTCATATAGAAGAAAAATAAAAGAAAAAGAAATAGAAAACAATGTTTTAAGAACTTTGAAAGAAGAGAAAAAAATAAATAACATTAAATAA
- the secD gene encoding protein translocase subunit SecD — MKNRKTQYLWLLVILIVPAVILYFNKIKLGLDLRGGTSVVLQAQGKIESDTMEKVRDIIERRVDGLGVTEPVIQISGNDRLIVELAGIKDSQKAVELIGTTAKLEFKIKNQDGTYGPTLLEGSAIKTAVLSQGEFGRPAVDFTLDGKGAEVFAKITRENIGKPLAIMLDGKEQSAPVINSEIPGGRGQITTNTREDAKNITNLLKSGALPVSIKILEVRTVGATLGVESIKQTQFAGILAMIAISIFMFVIYKIPGLIADVVLAIYGFLVLASLSLVGSTLTLPGIAGFILTLGMAVDANVITFERIKEELAKGYSIDDAVEKGFENGLPAIIDGNLTTLLIAAVLFFFGTGPVRGFAVTLSLGVMITMLTAIFITKLFMHFVIDNFKIKKEKLFWGGIKDGKFESNTL; from the coding sequence ATGAAGAACAGAAAAACACAGTATTTATGGCTTTTAGTCATACTCATAGTTCCTGCTGTAATACTTTATTTTAATAAAATAAAGCTGGGGCTGGACTTGAGAGGTGGAACATCAGTAGTGCTTCAGGCACAGGGAAAAATTGAATCAGATACAATGGAAAAAGTAAGGGATATAATTGAAAGAAGGGTAGATGGTCTGGGAGTAACGGAACCTGTAATCCAAATAAGCGGAAATGACAGACTGATAGTGGAACTTGCCGGAATAAAGGATTCCCAGAAGGCTGTGGAACTTATAGGGACAACGGCAAAACTGGAATTTAAAATAAAAAATCAGGATGGAACATATGGTCCTACTTTACTTGAAGGTTCAGCTATAAAAACAGCAGTACTTTCTCAGGGAGAATTTGGCCGTCCCGCAGTTGATTTCACGCTTGATGGTAAAGGAGCGGAAGTTTTTGCAAAAATTACAAGAGAAAATATAGGAAAACCTCTTGCAATAATGCTTGATGGTAAGGAACAGTCTGCACCGGTAATAAACTCTGAGATACCTGGAGGAAGAGGTCAGATTACTACAAATACCCGTGAAGATGCTAAAAATATTACAAATCTTCTAAAATCAGGAGCACTACCTGTAAGTATAAAAATACTTGAAGTCAGAACAGTGGGAGCAACTCTTGGTGTTGAATCCATAAAACAGACACAGTTTGCAGGAATACTGGCAATGATAGCAATATCAATATTCATGTTTGTAATATATAAAATCCCTGGGTTGATTGCAGATGTCGTGCTTGCAATATATGGATTTTTAGTACTGGCATCATTGAGTCTGGTAGGATCGACTCTGACATTGCCTGGAATAGCAGGATTTATACTGACACTTGGAATGGCAGTTGATGCGAATGTTATTACATTTGAAAGAATTAAGGAAGAGCTGGCTAAAGGATACAGTATTGACGATGCAGTGGAAAAAGGGTTTGAAAATGGTCTTCCTGCAATAATTGATGGGAACCTTACTACATTATTAATAGCGGCAGTTCTATTCTTCTTTGGAACAGGGCCTGTAAGGGGATTTGCGGTAACATTGTCTTTAGGGGTAATGATAACAATGCTTACAGCAATATTTATAACAAAACTGTTTATGCACTTTGTAATAGATAATTTTAAAATAAAAAAAGAAAAACTATTTTGGGGAGGGATAAAAGATGGTAAATTTGAAAGTAATACGTTATAA
- a CDS encoding LptF/LptG family permease: MNKLDKYIIVNYVKSFFLGMMMFFLIFLLAESINLTGWIMDGKFTVKESMKYLAYGIPEIVTNTAPLGVLLGSLLCISKMAKQLEITAMKTSGISFLRVAMYPIIFSVLVSTTVLWINYDTLGKSNTKKNNMKILKIENSEPVKVEKKFIMVREKKDTILYAGYTNKKEGIMREIEIIKMKEGFKGISKIYTATSGKINPKTNEWTFENLKEHDGVTNSTQPADTNNFKFKLPIDDILAEAVAAKNLTMPELREKIVYFTRVGADSTAMRIDFYYRISFALSSFIMCFIGLSLGSRYVRGGAAVNIGLSVIIGYSYYGLSTILKSLASSGTMPIYLACFLPLLIYLIVGVRLFMNAEY, translated from the coding sequence ATGAATAAATTAGATAAATATATAATTGTGAATTATGTAAAAAGTTTTTTTCTTGGAATGATGATGTTCTTTCTAATTTTTTTACTTGCAGAAAGTATAAACCTTACAGGATGGATAATGGATGGAAAATTTACAGTAAAGGAATCTATGAAGTATCTGGCATATGGAATTCCTGAAATTGTTACAAATACAGCTCCTTTAGGAGTTCTACTTGGAAGCCTGTTATGTATAAGTAAAATGGCGAAACAGCTTGAAATAACTGCTATGAAAACAAGTGGTATAAGTTTCTTAAGAGTAGCAATGTATCCAATAATATTTTCTGTTTTAGTCAGTACTACAGTACTTTGGATAAATTATGATACACTGGGTAAATCCAATACTAAGAAAAATAATATGAAAATATTGAAAATAGAAAATTCTGAACCAGTAAAAGTTGAAAAAAAATTTATAATGGTAAGGGAAAAAAAGGATACCATACTGTATGCAGGCTATACAAATAAAAAAGAAGGAATAATGAGGGAAATAGAAATAATAAAGATGAAAGAAGGATTTAAAGGAATAAGCAAAATATATACTGCAACTTCAGGTAAAATAAATCCTAAGACAAATGAGTGGACATTTGAAAATCTTAAGGAACATGATGGAGTTACAAATTCAACACAGCCGGCAGATACAAATAATTTTAAGTTTAAGCTTCCTATAGATGATATACTTGCTGAGGCTGTAGCGGCTAAAAATCTTACAATGCCTGAACTGAGAGAAAAAATAGTTTATTTTACAAGAGTTGGAGCAGATTCAACAGCAATGAGAATAGATTTTTACTATAGAATATCATTTGCACTGTCTTCTTTTATAATGTGCTTTATAGGATTGTCACTTGGAAGTAGATATGTAAGAGGAGGAGCGGCTGTAAATATAGGACTTTCAGTAATAATAGGATATTCCTACTATGGATTAAGTACAATACTGAAGTCACTAGCTTCTTCAGGAACGATGCCGATATATCTGGCATGCTTTTTACCATTGTTGATTTATCTGATAGTTGGAGTAAGATTATTTATGAATGCAGAATATTAA
- the ruvX gene encoding Holliday junction resolvase RuvX: MKKFIGLDVGDVRIGVAKCDPLGILATALEVIDRNVTDPIERIKEILSDEGTRKIVVGMPKSLDGTKNLQAEKVEKFISEMKEKIERIEVIAVDERYTTTEAEHYLKNYSKKNGKERRKVVDMVAASIILQKYLDTLK, from the coding sequence ATGAAAAAATTTATAGGGCTTGATGTCGGAGATGTCAGAATAGGGGTTGCCAAGTGTGATCCTCTGGGAATTCTTGCGACAGCCCTTGAAGTAATAGACAGAAATGTTACAGATCCCATAGAAAGAATAAAGGAAATACTTTCTGATGAGGGAACTAGGAAAATTGTAGTAGGAATGCCGAAAAGCCTGGATGGAACGAAAAATTTACAGGCTGAAAAGGTAGAAAAATTTATTTCTGAAATGAAAGAAAAAATAGAAAGAATAGAAGTTATAGCTGTAGATGAAAGATACACAACGACAGAAGCGGAACATTACCTGAAAAACTATTCAAAAAAAAATGGTAAGGAAAGAAGAAAAGTGGTGGATATGGTTGCAGCTTCAATAATACTTCAGAAATATCTTGATACATTGAAATAA
- the secF gene encoding protein translocase subunit SecF, translating to MVNLKVIRYKNIYIGFSILMVVLSLIFFLTIGLNLGIDFKGGDLLQVKYEKTVNKDVINKALDNLTNDIPELGKKKVQISSDDNTMILRTGQLSEVQKSNLLNKLTEKTGKYEIVRYDTVGATIGKELTRNAVWALIIGSILIVIYVTVRFEFIYAVAGILSLLHDVIISIGLIALLRYEVDTPFIAAILTILGYSINDTIVIFDRIRENDKKNEKEKHNKKSFEEIIEISVNQVCMRSLYTSITTLFSVVILLIFGGESLRTFNMTLFIGMVFGTYSSIFVASPLVYLMRKFRKVKKKDNRNDEKKKSVKTINGYDAEEKVLV from the coding sequence ATGGTAAATTTGAAAGTAATACGTTATAAAAATATTTACATAGGATTTTCAATTTTAATGGTAGTATTGTCACTAATATTCTTCCTTACGATAGGACTGAATCTTGGAATTGACTTTAAAGGTGGAGATCTGTTACAGGTTAAGTATGAAAAAACCGTGAATAAGGATGTAATAAATAAGGCACTGGATAATCTGACTAATGATATACCGGAGCTTGGAAAAAAGAAAGTACAGATTTCAAGTGATGATAATACAATGATTCTTAGAACAGGACAGCTTTCTGAAGTACAGAAAAGTAATCTGTTAAATAAATTAACAGAAAAAACTGGAAAATATGAAATTGTAAGATACGATACTGTCGGAGCTACAATAGGAAAAGAGCTGACAAGAAATGCAGTATGGGCTTTAATAATAGGAAGTATACTTATTGTAATCTATGTAACAGTAAGATTTGAGTTTATCTATGCAGTAGCTGGAATATTGTCGTTATTACACGATGTAATAATCTCAATTGGGCTGATAGCATTGCTGAGATACGAAGTGGATACGCCATTTATAGCGGCAATACTTACTATCCTAGGTTATTCGATAAATGATACGATTGTAATATTTGACAGGATAAGGGAAAATGACAAGAAAAATGAAAAAGAAAAGCATAACAAGAAAAGTTTTGAAGAAATTATAGAGATAAGTGTAAATCAGGTATGCATGAGATCGCTTTATACATCAATTACAACATTATTTTCAGTCGTAATATTGCTCATATTTGGAGGAGAATCCTTAAGAACATTTAATATGACTCTGTTCATTGGAATGGTTTTTGGAACATATTCTTCAATATTTGTAGCAAGTCCGTTAGTTTATCTGATGAGAAAATTCAGAAAAGTTAAAAAGAAAGATAACAGAAATGATGAAAAGAAAAAATCAGTTAAAACTATAAATGGTTATGATGCAGAGGAAAAAGTATTAGTATAG
- a CDS encoding pitrilysin family protein, which produces MTEVVRTKSGINIIFDELSNISTCSVGVFVKTGSKDEADNEEGISHVLEHMIFKGTPSRNYFQISEEIDYLGSSINAHTTKEQTVFFINALSEYLNETLDILFDIVVNSTIDKDELEKEKDVIIEEIKMYKDNPDDLVSELNASDSISGQYGKPIIGTEESVRSFTSEMIKKYYKERYTKDNIVISVSGKFNKEKTIQKVEEYFGKLDEIKTDRRNSADFAFNEGRKLYTKDINQVNICISHKGLSIMDENKIYTNILSEIIGGSMSSRLFQEIREKRGLAYAVYTYNQNYCEGGVISTYIGTNKESYEEAIEITLNEFKKLKQEGISESELQKAKNKHLSRIAFSMENPKSRMYIFGNQFIKKRKFFDVKEFENEVKSVEVEKINKFLNNMFITENITILGNV; this is translated from the coding sequence ATGACAGAAGTAGTTAGGACTAAATCAGGAATAAACATAATATTTGATGAATTAAGCAACATTTCTACCTGTTCAGTAGGAGTATTTGTAAAAACAGGATCTAAAGATGAAGCTGATAACGAGGAAGGAATATCACATGTGCTGGAACATATGATATTTAAAGGAACACCTTCAAGAAACTATTTTCAGATATCTGAAGAAATAGATTATCTTGGATCAAGTATTAATGCTCATACAACAAAAGAACAGACAGTCTTTTTCATCAATGCGTTAAGTGAATATTTAAATGAAACATTGGATATTCTCTTTGATATTGTAGTCAACTCTACGATAGATAAAGATGAACTTGAAAAGGAAAAGGATGTAATAATTGAAGAAATAAAAATGTATAAAGACAATCCAGATGATCTTGTATCTGAACTGAATGCTTCTGATTCAATATCAGGACAGTATGGTAAACCTATAATAGGAACCGAAGAAAGTGTCAGAAGTTTTACTTCTGAAATGATAAAAAAATATTATAAGGAAAGATATACAAAGGATAATATTGTTATTTCGGTTTCAGGAAAATTTAATAAAGAAAAAACAATACAAAAAGTTGAAGAGTATTTTGGAAAGCTTGATGAAATAAAAACTGACAGAAGAAACAGTGCTGATTTTGCATTTAATGAAGGAAGAAAATTATATACAAAAGACATAAATCAAGTAAATATCTGTATCAGTCATAAAGGACTGTCAATTATGGATGAAAATAAGATATATACGAATATTCTGTCAGAAATAATAGGTGGATCCATGAGTTCCAGATTATTTCAGGAAATAAGGGAAAAAAGAGGACTTGCCTATGCAGTATATACATATAATCAGAATTACTGTGAAGGTGGAGTAATTTCCACTTATATAGGAACAAATAAGGAAAGTTATGAAGAAGCAATAGAAATAACTTTAAATGAGTTTAAAAAGCTTAAGCAGGAAGGAATTTCAGAAAGTGAGCTTCAGAAGGCAAAAAATAAACACTTAAGCAGAATAGCATTTTCAATGGAGAATCCTAAATCCCGTATGTATATTTTTGGAAACCAGTTTATAAAGAAAAGAAAATTTTTTGATGTGAAAGAGTTTGAAAATGAAGTGAAAAGTGTGGAAGTGGAAAAAATAAATAAATTTTTAAATAATATGTTTATAACTGAAAATATAACTATTTTGGGTAATGTATAG
- the rodA gene encoding rod shape-determining protein RodA, with product MFQNQRLMEKIKTNLLLMDKMILFFVYSLVTISTIFVYSATRSQRFVMQNLIWITLGTVLMFLLSFVDYREYKDHIWKIYGLSAVLLVLVRVVGKKTLGAQRWLKIGPFQLQPSEFVKIAIIVIIAFWIVEKYKSGINNLKDIMGAFLPVIPLILLILTQPDLGTTLITITSFVFMIFLYGANMKPIWIIGIVILLSVYPVYKYVLKDYQRTRVENFLNPEKDVKGSGWHVTQSKISIGSGGTFGKGVLQGSQSRLEFLPEAQTDFIFSVISEEMGFVGSAIVLLLYFFLIIDIMRISRMVHDNFGKLILYGICGIFFMHVIVNVGMTIGLVPVTGKPLLFLSYGGSSFLSSFIMIGIVESIKVHME from the coding sequence ATGTTTCAAAATCAGAGATTGATGGAAAAAATAAAAACAAATCTATTATTAATGGATAAAATGATATTATTTTTTGTTTATTCACTTGTAACAATAAGTACAATTTTTGTATACAGTGCAACAAGATCTCAGAGATTTGTCATGCAGAATTTAATATGGATAACACTGGGAACTGTTCTTATGTTTCTGCTGTCGTTTGTAGATTATAGGGAATACAAGGATCATATATGGAAAATATATGGGCTTTCGGCTGTACTGCTTGTACTTGTAAGAGTTGTAGGTAAAAAAACACTTGGAGCACAGAGATGGTTAAAAATAGGTCCTTTCCAGCTTCAACCGTCAGAATTTGTAAAGATAGCAATAATAGTGATAATTGCATTTTGGATTGTTGAAAAATATAAAAGCGGAATAAATAACCTTAAGGATATAATGGGTGCATTTCTTCCTGTAATACCCTTAATTTTGCTGATACTGACACAGCCTGATCTTGGAACTACACTTATAACAATAACTTCCTTTGTATTTATGATATTTCTGTATGGTGCAAATATGAAACCTATATGGATTATAGGAATTGTGATTTTGCTGTCAGTCTATCCTGTGTATAAATATGTTCTGAAAGACTATCAGAGAACAAGGGTGGAGAACTTTTTAAATCCTGAGAAAGATGTAAAGGGAAGCGGATGGCATGTGACCCAGTCAAAAATTTCAATAGGATCGGGAGGTACTTTTGGAAAAGGAGTGTTACAGGGAAGTCAAAGCAGATTGGAATTTTTACCTGAAGCACAGACAGATTTTATTTTTTCTGTAATATCAGAAGAAATGGGATTTGTAGGATCGGCAATAGTTCTACTTCTCTATTTTTTCCTTATAATAGACATCATGCGGATAAGCAGGATGGTTCATGATAACTTTGGAAAGCTCATCCTTTATGGAATATGTGGAATATTTTTTATGCATGTAATAGTAAATGTAGGAATGACAATTGGTCTTGTGCCTGTAACAGGTAAGCCTCTGCTTTTCCTCAGTTATGGAGGAAGCTCTTTTCTTTCTTCATTTATTATGATAGGAATAGTGGAGAGTATAAAAGTTCATATGGAATAA
- the alr gene encoding alanine racemase produces MRCWAEINIDNLYENIKELEKIILKEKIMAVIKANAYGHGITEICKALIKIGIKNFAVATVEEALKIRQINSEVTILILGPIENEYMSKILDRNIYFMITDFEEIEYIEKKGINVDVFLKIDTGMGRVGFQEDEIPELIEKLKNCKYVNATGVFSHFSSSDSDEDYTKLQEKRFKEISENIMKEIKSVKYRHILNSFGSLKYHDSEYDFVRTGIILYGGVTEEETLPYKFKPVMSLYAKISHIKKLHKDSFISYGNTYMAKKGDTVATVSIGYADGVRRDLSNKGYVYYKGHRCNIIGRVCMDQLMMLIPEELAESAKKGDVVEFFGKNINIVEVADLCNTISYEILCGISSRVPRVYK; encoded by the coding sequence ATGCGTTGCTGGGCAGAAATAAATATTGATAATTTATATGAAAATATAAAAGAGCTTGAAAAAATAATTTTAAAAGAGAAAATAATGGCAGTTATAAAAGCCAATGCATATGGACATGGAATAACAGAAATATGTAAAGCTCTCATAAAAATAGGAATAAAAAATTTTGCAGTGGCTACAGTTGAAGAGGCATTGAAAATAAGGCAAATAAATAGTGAAGTAACAATACTTATTTTAGGTCCTATTGAAAATGAATATATGAGTAAAATTTTAGATAGAAATATTTATTTTATGATAACGGATTTTGAGGAAATAGAATATATTGAAAAAAAAGGAATTAATGTAGATGTTTTTCTAAAAATTGATACAGGGATGGGAAGAGTAGGTTTTCAGGAAGATGAAATTCCAGAATTGATAGAAAAACTTAAAAACTGTAAATATGTGAATGCAACGGGAGTATTTTCACATTTTTCTTCTTCAGATTCAGACGAAGATTATACAAAATTACAGGAAAAAAGATTCAAGGAAATAAGTGAAAATATAATGAAGGAAATAAAGTCTGTAAAATACAGACACATTCTTAACAGTTTTGGAAGTCTGAAGTACCATGACAGTGAATATGATTTTGTAAGAACTGGGATTATTCTTTATGGAGGAGTGACGGAAGAAGAGACGCTTCCATATAAATTTAAACCTGTAATGTCACTGTATGCAAAGATAAGTCATATAAAAAAATTGCATAAGGACAGTTTTATTAGTTATGGAAACACTTACATGGCAAAAAAAGGAGATACGGTTGCAACTGTATCAATTGGCTATGCTGATGGAGTGAGAAGAGATTTATCAAATAAAGGTTATGTATATTATAAAGGTCATAGATGCAACATAATAGGAAGAGTCTGCATGGATCAGCTGATGATGCTGATTCCGGAAGAATTGGCAGAAAGTGCAAAAAAAGGAGATGTTGTAGAATTTTTTGGGAAAAATATTAATATAGTAGAAGTTGCAGATTTATGTAATACAATATCCTATGAAATTTTATGTGGAATAAGTAGCAGAGTTCCAAGAGTTTATAAATAA
- a CDS encoding RluA family pseudouridine synthase — protein MMKNFEYIVDSESEGMRIDRYIKRKFKNESLSKIFQALRKGDVKVGGKKVKENYRLSLNEKISVKYLKAEISSDENKNYRKNKIEKKILDKYKKSVIFENEDFFIVNKEGNIPMHKGTGHKYGLSEIFKEIYNSENINFANRLDYETSGLVIGCKTLKFLRYISEKIRNNEVHKKYIAVVHGIIKKEKFTIENYLVVGEHGVSVTGNEIEGKKSITEFRCIERKLSENNKNIGKTVLDINLVTGRKHQIRAQISNYGYPIVGDRKYGKNDKSQNLYLCCYYIAFDEYKYEIEKKFLNNQIMW, from the coding sequence ATGATGAAAAATTTTGAATATATTGTAGACAGTGAATCAGAAGGAATGAGGATAGACAGATATATAAAGAGGAAATTTAAAAATGAATCTTTAAGTAAGATTTTTCAGGCTTTACGAAAAGGTGACGTAAAAGTCGGTGGGAAAAAAGTGAAGGAAAATTATAGACTTTCATTAAATGAAAAAATATCTGTAAAATATTTGAAGGCTGAAATTTCTTCTGATGAAAATAAAAATTATAGAAAAAATAAAATAGAAAAAAAAATACTGGATAAATATAAAAAAAGTGTTATATTTGAGAATGAAGATTTTTTCATTGTAAATAAAGAAGGAAATATTCCTATGCATAAAGGGACAGGTCATAAATATGGACTTTCAGAAATATTTAAGGAAATTTATAACAGTGAAAATATTAATTTTGCAAATAGACTGGATTATGAAACTTCCGGACTTGTAATCGGATGCAAGACATTAAAGTTTTTACGTTATATTTCAGAAAAAATACGGAATAATGAAGTTCATAAAAAATACATTGCTGTTGTTCATGGAATTATAAAGAAAGAAAAATTTACAATAGAAAATTATCTTGTAGTGGGGGAACATGGTGTTTCTGTAACTGGAAATGAGATTGAAGGAAAGAAAAGCATAACAGAATTCAGATGTATTGAAAGAAAGTTATCTGAAAATAATAAAAATATTGGAAAAACGGTACTTGATATTAATCTTGTTACCGGGAGAAAGCATCAGATAAGAGCTCAGATTTCAAATTACGGATATCCTATAGTAGGTGACAGAAAATATGGGAAAAATGATAAAAGTCAAAATCTATATTTATGCTGTTATTATATTGCTTTTGATGAATATAAATACGAAATTGAAAAAAAATTTTTAAATAATCAAATTATGTGGTAA